Proteins from one Homalodisca vitripennis isolate AUS2020 chromosome 3, UT_GWSS_2.1, whole genome shotgun sequence genomic window:
- the LOC124357499 gene encoding 1,5-anhydro-D-fructose reductase-like has protein sequence MLTVCTYPVFSHISQTQTTIMAKLTAKSVLRSASGMEMPILGLGTWQSVDADLEKAINTALQVGYRLIDTAFVYNNEEAIGRVLSEWLRSGKISRKDIFITTKLPIQGNNPKFVREYLLKQLKALQLDYVDLYLIHHPVGIMPEQVVKHEGSTVDNTGLKLDMTTDHVALWKEMEKQVDDGLTKAIGLSNFNVKQIERILKVARIPPANLQIELYLYNQGKAEQQLCKKKGITITSYCTLGSLGAPSGLFCGANLNPLQDPVVCRIAKAHNKSASQVLLRHVLQLGIAIIPKSSNPKRISENFQVFDFELSATEMEELNNLDEEEEGRRFHIEALKPHPEYPYPE, from the exons ATGTTGACAGTTTGTACATATCCAGTTTTCAGTCACATCAGTCAGACTCAGACAACTATTATGGCGAAGTTGACTGCCAAGTCAGTGCTCAGGTCAGCCTCGGGCATGGAAATGCCAATTTTGGGTTTAGGAACGTGGCAA agtGTGGACGCGGACCTGGAGAAGGCTATAAACACAGCACTTCAGGTCGGATATCGCCTCATTGACACAGCTTTCGTCTACAACAACGAGGAGGCTATCGGCCGAGTGCTGAGTGAATGGCTGCGGTCTGGCAAGATTAGTCGCAAAGACATTTTTATCACTACCAAG CTCCCTATTCAAGGTAATAACCCTAAGTTTGTACGGgaatatttactgaaacaattgAAAGCGCTCCAGCTGGACTACGTAGACCTATACTTGATACACCATCCTGTAGGAATCATGCCTGAGCAAGTAGTAAAACACGAAGGCAGCACAGTGGACAATACAGGGTTGAAACTGGACATGACAACTGATCACGTGGCTTTATGGAAG GAAATGGAAAAACAGGTGGACGATGGACTAACTAAAGCTATTGGTCTATCCAACTTTAACGTCAAACAGATAGAGCGTATTCTTAAAGTGGCTCGCATACCTCCAGCAAACTTGCAGATAGAGCTGTACCTCTACAATCAGGGGAAGGCAGAGCAGCAATTAtgtaagaagaaaggtatcaCAATAACTTCGTACTGCACACTTGGCTCACTTGGAGCTCCCAGTGGCTTATTTTGTgg AGCGAACTTAAATCCTCTGCAGGATCCGGTAGTCTGCCGCATAGCCAAGGCTCACAATAAATCGGCAAGTCAAGTTCTACTGAGACATGTCCTACAGTTAGGCATCGCTATCATCCCTAAAAGTTCCAACCCAAAAAGAATTTCTGAGAATTTTCAG gTGTTTGATTTCGAACTGAGTGCTACTGAGATGGAGGAGCTAAACAATCTTGATGAAGAAGAGGAAGGCCGTCGATTCCATATCGAGGCCTTAAAgcctcatcctgaatatccttaTCCCGAATAA